The genomic interval AGCAATCTTTGCTCTCCGGTCAGTGCTCTGATGTGGGTTACGTCTTGAGCGACTTCCAAACAGCCTTCATATGTGCCGTCCGTCTGGCGGATTGCATAAAAGCGAATATGAATGAAGGCTTCATTCATCTGTATCCAGAACTCAGCTACATCTCTTTCTCCAGACTTTAATTTTTCAAGAATCTCCTGAACCATATGGACGCTTTTGGGGGGATGGCACTTGGATACCTCCCGACCGATGATTCCTTCACTGCGGGGGAATATGCGGTGTTCGGTTTGGGAAAAATATGCGACCCGATCCTTTGCATCCACAAAGGACAGATCGACCGGGAGCGATTTCAAGATGGCGTTTACCACCTCCGGCCGGAGTTCTCCCGCCTCCAAAGAGACTAGGCCGGGCCCCGCGTCAGAGGCTCTTGCTTTGTCGCTTGCAGGCTGCCATTCGTTCCCAGGAACAACCCAGGCAAAGCCGATCTCCTCTTCGCCCAGACGGACTTTTACCCAATCTTCTTCGGAGAAAGCTTCAAAGCACATCGGGAACATGATCGTCTCTTCCTTGTGGATCAAGTCTCTGACAGCGACAGAAAGATTTGAAATCAATGACAGAGATTTTTCGCGATCATTAGTCTCCAGCTCTGCCCTGGTCTGTTTGAACAATTGGCGGATATCATCATGGATCGCCCACATAACCTGTGGGGGCGCTGTCAACCCATGGGATTCCATTATCGGGAACAGCTGATTTTCCTTGCGTTCGTAATGCCGGATTATATCTGCGAGTTCATTGACGCCATTTTGAAGACCTTGGTGAGCTGCGGCATATGTCAGGTCGTCCGATGTCTGCTTGACGGCTTCATCAAGGCGCTCGGCCTTCCTGGCAGCCTCACGATTTTCGGCCTGCATAGTATGAATAGGGTGGCCTGGTGCCATTTCGGGCAATTCGGAGTCCACGGAAGATTCAAAAAGCTCGACATGAAGGTTGCAGAGTCTTTTTATCTCGGATTCGTCAATCCCATCGGCAACCAACGCCTGCTCCATTGCGCCCACTTCGGCAGGAGACACATCCTGAAGCAATTCGTGGAACTCTTCTCGGACGGCATTCAAGGTTTCCCCTCCATGAACGCGCAGCACGATGTTCTTGAAGGCTTTTACCCGTTCCTCGCGAGTCATGACCTTTGGAGTCCCTCGTCCTCCAGGATTCACGATAGTTACAGGGTCGTTGGAATTCAGATATATCTGTTCGGCTATTTCGATGAGCAGGGTATC from Desulfovibrio sp. Huiquan2017 carries:
- a CDS encoding DUF438 domain-containing protein; amino-acid sequence: MELSLSSKIGGLIEDYPFLLDFLLNKSAKFKKLSNPILRKTLAKAASISQAASLGGLSPDTLLIEIAEQIYLNSNDPVTIVNPGGRGTPKVMTREERVKAFKNIVLRVHGGETLNAVREEFHELLQDVSPAEVGAMEQALVADGIDESEIKRLCNLHVELFESSVDSELPEMAPGHPIHTMQAENREAARKAERLDEAVKQTSDDLTYAAAHQGLQNGVNELADIIRHYERKENQLFPIMESHGLTAPPQVMWAIHDDIRQLFKQTRAELETNDREKSLSLISNLSVAVRDLIHKEETIMFPMCFEAFSEEDWVKVRLGEEEIGFAWVVPGNEWQPASDKARASDAGPGLVSLEAGELRPEVVNAILKSLPVDLSFVDAKDRVAYFSQTEHRIFPRSEGIIGREVSKCHPPKSVHMVQEILEKLKSGERDVAEFWIQMNEAFIHIRFYAIRQTDGTYEGCLEVAQDVTHIRALTGEQRLL